Proteins encoded in a region of the Vitis riparia cultivar Riparia Gloire de Montpellier isolate 1030 chromosome 7, EGFV_Vit.rip_1.0, whole genome shotgun sequence genome:
- the LOC117919009 gene encoding protein SULFUR DEFICIENCY-INDUCED 1-like: MEESSRRKSSRKGDKDPFCVLHKLPSGDTPYVRAKHAQLVEKDPEVAIVLFWKAINAGDRVDSALKDMAVVMKQLDRTEEAIEAIKSFRSLCSKQAQESLDNVLIDLYKKCGRIDEQIDLLKQKLRLIYQGEAFNGKPTKTARSHGKKFQVSIKQETSRILGNLGWAYMQKSNYMAAEVVYKKAQMIDPDANKACNLALCLIKQARNTEARSILNEVLQSNIPGSEDYKAQNRAQELMLEVEPRWLPPSTKMKIARFDLEDDLIDGLEKLLNEWAPSRTKRLPIFEEISSYRNQLAC; the protein is encoded by the exons atggaagaaagctCAAGAAGGAAGAGCTCAAGAAAAGGAGACAAGGACCCTTTTTGTGTACTTCATAAGCTTCCTTCTGGCGATACTCCTTATGTTCGAGCCAAACATGCTCAG CTGGTTGAGAAGGATCCTGAAGTAGCTATAGTATTGTTTTGGAAGGCAATAAATGCAGGAGACAGAGTAGATAGTGCACTTAAGGACATGGCGGTAGTGATGAAACAACTAGATCGAACTGAAGAGGCCATTGAAGCCATCAAGTCTTTTAGAAGCCTTTGCTCCAAACAGGCACAAGAATCACTTGATAACGTCCTCATTGACTTATACAAG AAATGCGGGAGAATAGATGAACAAATTGATTTGCTAAAGCAGAAGCTGAGGTTGATATACCAAGGAGAGGCCTTCAATGGAAAACCCACCAAGACTGCTCGCTCCCATGGCAAGAAGTTCCAAGTTTCTATTAAACAAGAAACTTCTAGAATACTA GGTAATTTGGGTTGGGCCTACATGCAAAAATCCAACTATATGGCAGCTGAGGTGGTGTATAAGAAAGCCCAAATGATAGATCCTGATGCAAACAAGGCTTGTAACTTGGCCCTCTGCCTCATCAAGCAGGCCCGAAACACTGAGGCCCGTTCGATTCTCAATGAAGTATTGCAAAGTAACATTCCAGGCTCCGAAGATTACAAGGCCCAAAATCGAGCCCAAGAATTGATGTTAGAGGTAGAGCCTAGGTGGCTACCGCCATCGACGAAGATGAAGATTGCAAGATTTGATCTTGAGGATGATCTTATTGATGGGCTTGAGAAGTTATTGAATGAATGGGCTCCATCTAGAACAAAGAGGCTTCCAATCTTTGAAGAGATATCTTCATATAGAAACCAATTAGCATGCTAA